GTCAGCTGGAGCAGAGACGACCGTGGAAAATGAGAGCCGGAGAAAGGCGACACTGGCGTGGCTGCTGAGAAGGTGGTTGCCTgtgcgcacagagagaaagatggCAGAAAGATTGCTACGAGGCAATGGTGGTGGCGCCATTCACGTGTGGGTGCATCAAGGCGGTGTACACATGGGGAGGAGGCAGAAGGGTACGACGGAGAGAAGTAGCAGGCGCAGAGaccggtgccggcgccgcgctaTGCATAGAAGTGACGAGGAGACGTCCGACCGCAGAGGTAATGCGTAAAGAGCACATGCATAGGGTTTATTTAGCTGACGGCAGATGCTTAGCGCCACGAGCCGGCCAGCACCACCGTGGCACGatgcgcgcctcgtcgactgGATAGACCTTCGCAGAACTGAGCTTTCCAGCATGAAGAGAAGAGCAAATGAGATTGTCCCGCAGAAGGGTGCACGCACTCTCGCCGGCGGAGGCAGAGACCAAACACTGAaatacacacagacacgcacgcacgcaagcgaaaaaaagaaaaagtTGCGTCAGTCAACGTGCAGAGGTGCTTCGCAGGCAAGCCTGctcgacagcagcgcacaaAGAGCGTGAGCACTGGAAAGGGAGGAACACCTCAAGAGAGCCAGCTCGAGAAGACGCGCAAGGAGTTCGGAAAGAAAGCAAGAGAAGGCAGGAAGCAGCAAGGGAGGCCGAGGCATACCTGCTCACACGGACACAGACAGCGAGGCACTCGAGCAGGCACGACGGCCGTTGTCTATCGCGCATGCGCTTTGCTACCAGTGAAGCTGGTGcaagaaagcagaaaaaagtgagagcggagggaggggagaggggcaatgaggcggaagggggaggggggagaagtgACGGAGCGGAAAGGATCGTGTAGtcgagagcgcgtgcgtctcgGGACGTCATCTTCGCATGTCCGTCTCCGCGAGGGCGTGCGTAGGAtgcgcgcgtctgtgcagGTTGCTGGTTTCTCAGCCAACACAGAATACAATAATCCATGAAGGCGAACaaagaaacgaaagaaaagacAGCACGCCAATCGAATGAACGCCAGGAAGCATGACAGGACGAATCGACAGAGACCTGAGAACCTTCCGCTCCCGACAACAAGCTCGACTCGATCTCCTCGAAGGGTGCAAGCGATCACCTCGCAAAGTACGGCAACCGCAGGCACGCCGAAAGAAGAGATGGGGCGCTATCGCCCTCAGCAGGGGCCTCAGGCAAAACTGTGAAAAGCAAAAGGCCCGCGTCTCGATAGCCGAACGACTATCCGCTCAGCCGCCGATGTATCTCTGTTTGCCTCGCTTCGATcccagcgcgcgcgccctACTTGGACCGTGTTTGCTGCCACTGTGCGCGAATCGGTGCCAGCACATCCTTCAAGTTGCCGTAGACGACCGGGTGTGGAAGAAACTCCTCTGTTTCTAACTCGCCGGTGACTCCTTCGCATCCCTCCTCCAGGCGCTGAGTCTCGCCATACCGGACGACAGAATAGTTCTCCCCAGCCGTCTGCATGGATTGAACGAGGTGCATGGCCTTTTCAAAGTCTTCGTAGTTGTTGAAGCGCAGCATCCACGTGTACTTCTCCGCCTTGTGCCCCTTTATCGTGTAGCGGTAGATCTTTACTGGACCGGTGGCGCTCTGCTTCTCACGCACCCCGATCTTTGCAGGAATTCCCTTCATGCGCACCGTCAGCATCACCTCCGTCGACGAGAAGCTCTCCTTGACGTGCTTCTTATTGTACTGCGGCCAAACCTGAACCCTGGAgacgcgcatgcacgcgtgaAACCTGTCCCCTGGCCTGCCACGGTCtgtgatggcggcgatgccaAGCTTGGCGTGAAGGGAGAGGACGCACCCGGTCCACTTGTCTGCCTTGAGGCTGCTCTGCTTCTGTACAGGGAATTCCTCCATTTCAGCGAATTTGTGGGAGATTTggagagggtgggtgggtgggggcgaATGCAGAGCGAAGTACTTGCGGGGGTGAGCAGGCAGAAGAAGGTGACGACAATTGGCGTGTCGGAAGATGACCATGCTGACTGTGCTGCGAGGTGGAACGGAAGGCAGCAGAgccagagagggagagagcggtgcCAAGTCGCTCTCCGCTGCACGCGTGCTGCTTCACCTGTTTCGAGCGAGGGTCAAGCAATACTTGTCTCTgacacggaggaggagtgcgtctctctctgttttcgcTTGCTTTCCCACTGAGGACACGTGAGAGGATGCGCCCATGTCACTCCTACTGCCATGCCAGCAGTCCTTTGAGAGCTTATCTTGTACCCCGCGTCCTGGACACGCTCGCCAGAGCGTGTTTACTGAGGTTTGGCTTGTGTTGCAGGTTTGTCCGGGAAGGTAGAGCCAAGAGCGAGAACTGGAGCAGATATGTGCCCCATACACCTCTTGGCGGTGACGGGAAAAAATGCAGAAATACACGAGGTGCTTCGGAGGAAAAGAACGGAGAGCATACAAAAACACAGCATGCAGCGAAGCGAGAGCACCGGTGATATGAAGTCTCGAAGCACGGCCTCTCACAGCACACGAACATTGCATGTCGGACGCTAGCCGGGCGCAGCAAGGAAGGTGCGGTTATATGCTGCCAGAGAAAAGTATGGAGGCTGACCGAGAAGTCAGTGGTGAAGACGAAATCATAATCATCCACACTAATATGGGGCCTAAGAGCACACGGAAGAGATTCGCGCGAAAGCCACAGCCCAACGAAACGAAAGGCCAAACGACGTAATCATCGACGCCGTCGAGCcagcagacacacgcaagaaCGAGATAAGGACGatcgcacacgtgcaccgTGCCACGAGAGCATTCATCTGGAAAATGAACACGTCTTATATATTTGACATCCTAGAGCATATTGGCAGTGGTAATAAAACGCAAGCCTGTGCtgggagaaagagagctAGAGAGCTCGGTGGCCTGTAAAGTTTGGGTTGTTCATGGCATGATCGAGGGCGATAATATTATAGATCTCGGGTGGCAGCTCGTAGCTGTAGAtcttctccatctcttccGCCGTGCACTCGCATCGCGTGCAAATACCGAGGTAGATGAGATGGTCCGACACTTTTGTGCCGAGcacgctgtcgctgcagaGCGGGTCCTCGGAGGTGCCTGTGCCCTGGCACAGGTGGTACTTTTCGTCATCCGTGGGGTACCACACCTCCTGTGGCGTGTGCACATAGGTGAACAGGCGCGGTGGCACGTGCGGTACAGGGTCCTTCGCGTGGGTGAGGCGAAACGACCGCTTTCTGGTcaagacagacagagaccAGTTCGAGAAGTACCCGTTTCCCACGCGTGGTTCACCAAACGTGTAGAGCTCCACCGGTGCCAGGTGCAATGGCGGGGAGGCCGCACTGCGGGACTGCACGCCCTTGCCCAGTACGTCACCCTCCAACATGTTCCACGTTGCGAGctcgacggcagcgagcaTGGCCATTGCACCACCGAGGGAGTGGCCAGTGATGAAGAGGGTGTAGAGGGGATACCGCGCATGCAACAACAGCACATCGTCGATCATTTGTGCGCGAAGGCTGCTGTAAGCCTTGTAGAAGCCGCGGTGAATCTTGCAGCCATTTCCACAGCCGGGGTGCGGGTATGACGTGAGCCGGAAGTCCAAATTTTGAAGCCAGTTCACCGTGTTGTACGTACCGCGGAAGGCCACGACAATCCGCTTCGCGTCATGGTCAACGCCGCTGTATCCGACGTTGCCGGTCGAGTTGTTTTCGTAGATGTTGAAGACCTGAAATTCAGGAGTGGCGTTTGCGCAGGTGACGCCGCAGCCCCAGTGCCTCAAATCCGCCACGTCGCAGTAGGCGGCCTTGGAAAAGTGCAGCGCCTTCCACCCATCGGTGACGCTGTAGCCCGCTGAGTTCACGCCCACGACGGTCGCGTCACCATCGGCTGTCCGGAGAGTCGAGACGGTGTATAGGGTCAGCAACACGATCAGGCCAGCGACGACTGTCGTGAAGCACACCAGCTTCGGCAACTGCGTCATTCTTCCTGCAAGAGTGATGAAATCGGGGCGTAGGAAGAAGGAAGGCCCATCCCCGAgttccacacacacacacacacacacacacgcacgcacacacacaaaaaaagaagctAATTCCCCCGCAGAGGTGCACCGGACCGTGGCGATCTCCTGAgctggagagagagcaacagAAACGGCGTAGATGGAACGCTGAAGAAGCAAACCGTGCGCAGCTCTGCTAGCGCGCGCGAGAGTGAGAGGTGAGAATATGCGGCACGGGGGTATGCCGCTACACGTACTCTTGCCCGGGGGAACTCAGCAGAAGAAACAAGATGGATAGGGATGCCGACGGAGCTCTGCGTGCCTTTTGGGCCGTTcaacaagaaaaaaggggTCGGGGCggatgggggggggatgcACAGCGAGGCAGATCGGTAAGAGGACATGGAACACGCGCGCGACCACGTAATCCACGGCTGAGCATGCAGAAGCTTCAGTCCAGATCTGCTAGTGAAGGGCATGCAACCTCTCCGCCACAGGAGGAGGTAGAGTCGCGGAGGTGCGCTGCATACGCTGTCCAGAGCACCTCATGCTACCAGGCACCGCCAGTGCCAGTGTCTGCTGCTCGTGTTGCAGCAGCGTTCCAGTAAGTTTCTTGCCGTTTCGCGTTGCAGCAGACGCTTCGTGGCGCATTCGATATCCAgcagagcacacacacacacacacacttatacacacagaggggagggggaagttTTGGAAGCTGCCGGCTTTCGCGCGAAAGAGTTCCGTATCGCACACGGACAGACTACGTGAGAGAGCGCAAGCGAAACGCTGCCGGCGAAGGGAGAGCCGCCCCGCCCCGAATGCTGCTTCAAGAagacgggtgcgtgacggaTGAAAGGGCGAACAGGCAGGAGGCCAAGACGAGAAACACAAAGCAaacgcaggaggaggggacggggagaacgacgacgacagcacaCCCAAAATGATGAGAAGAGGCACGCaaacacgcaggcacgcagagagggGCTCACAACGCAACGGAAAGGCAACGATCTAagcgctggcggagcaggTGCTCCCCCACGTTgacaacgaaaaaagaaaacgtgAGGAATGCATGCGGGGAGCATAAATAAAAAAACAGAATATTGGAAAAGGCAAAAATAACAGCCGTgacagcacgcacacgagagaAGTGCACGACGCAGCCGTGGCACGCATCCACTGGTCCATGGAGAAAGGAGCTTCAGGCGTTCCCCGAGTCCCGTCATTCGTCACGGTACGCCGGATCACCAGGGCGAGGTGCCAGAGGAGCCACCTGATAAACGCCGAGGTAGGCGCCCAtaccggcaccggcggccgGAGCGGAGCTGGCTTGGTGATAGGAAGCGCTCAGGCCAGAGACACGCCTGCCAACCGCCGTTGATGGCGCACTGTAGGGCACTGTACCACCTCTCCTGTACGAGCTGTATGCGCCAGGCAAAGTGTGTGTGATCAGAAATACAGGTACACATTAAAGATGGCTGCGTCCGTACAGCAATGGCAGCAATGGacccgcaccagcagcatAGGTGTCGGCCCAAGAGGGGGCTTCCGGAGCGCCGTACCCGCCGGCACTTGGCGCTGAATAGTAAGAGCAGACAGAGTATGCTGAATCCCCTCCCCAGGGGCGGGGAGGTGCGAGCATGTGCGGCGAATACAGCACACCACAAACGCCTCTAGCTCTCGCTGCTCACGGCGTTGTGTCCCAAGTCACGCGCGCCGAGTGTCGCGCGACGCACAGCAAGGCACGATTGCCCCCcactcgcccctcccctatGACGCACCATAACGGCCCATCTGTTCTCGATGCACCGATTGCGGCAAGAGATACGGTTGATGACTCGGCGACGCAAGTCCTCTGCCTTCTCCCGCACCAGGCGCACCGACAGACGCCCACCGCAACGTCGGCCCCCTCTCTCATGTTACGGTCGTATAAGATTTGCTGTTGCGGGCAAGGAAAGGTAAGAGAGGgcgggtgtgtgcatgtCACACCTCTCGTGCACGAGGGAGGTAATGAGACTCGcagaagcgcacgcgcacgctggGGCGAAAAGGACATCCGCTCAAACAGAGACACGAAACAacagaaggagggagagggggggagggactGTGCGACGCCCATGCGCAGGTCTCTACTCACACCTACGATGCACACGACCTACATCGGTCTCTCGTGAGCAGTCACTGGCACATGCCTTTCTCTCGCTTGTCCATGTCGATGAGCACAGAGACGCAGGGACACCGGTCCAGCTGGTGCGAAGACAAGCTACTGTGCACACGCTATCGCCACCAGCGGCCCTGGCGGGGCGTTCCTCGCATCCTCCCCTTACGCGCCTCGCTGGCTACGCGCCCTACACCGGTT
This Leishmania major strain Friedlin complete genome, chromosome 31 DNA region includes the following protein-coding sequences:
- a CDS encoding putative lipase; this encodes MTQLPKLVCFTTVVAGLIVLLTLYTVSTLRTADGDATVVGVNSAGYSVTDGWKALHFSKAAYCDVADLRHWGCGVTCANATPEFQVFNIYENNSTGNVGYSGVDHDAKRIVVAFRGTYNTVNWLQNLDFRLTSYPHPGCGNGCKIHRGFYKAYSSLRAQMIDDVLLLHARYPLYTLFITGHSLGGAMAMLAAVELATWNMLEGDVLGKGVQSRSAASPPLHLAPVELYTFGEPRVGNGYFSNWSLSVLTRKRSFRLTHAKDPVPHVPPRLFTYVHTPQEVWYPTDDEKYHLCQGTGTSEDPLCSDSVLGTKVSDHLIYLGICTRCECTAEEMEKIYSYELPPEIYNIIALDHAMNNPNFTGHRAL